In the genome of Salmo trutta chromosome 39, fSalTru1.1, whole genome shotgun sequence, the window GCTGTCCCTGGACTTTGGCACCATATAAAACACTTTAAAAATgacaatttgtttttgttttatttaactgtAATTTAATAAGAAACATATTCAAGTCCTTTACACTACAAAACATTAATTTGTATGCATTGTAGCAAATTGGATTGTCCCAATGGTGGTGTGTAAAGGTGTAGTGACATGTTTTGACTTAATAGATATTTTGAATGCCATGAAttaaacaaaaacattgtttttgGGGTTAACTATACAGAAAATACAAAAGGTTAAACCAGCACAAATTCATGTAGAATGTTTATTTTTCATAGGCATATCAATTACATTCATTGCAGTTATCCAAATAAATGTATCCATGACTAAAGTAATCAATCTAGTTTTATAAGACAATGTAATAAACACGTAGTCATTTCATAGCCTGTATCATTAAACAAAAGTCATTATGTAGTAAAAAAAGAATCCACCTAAACTAATGTtgaaaactgatcatcacatcatctctatctgatacatgttgtgtctactaactcattcccacagagaactgatcatcacatcatctctatctgatacatgttgtgtctactaactcattcccacagaaaactgatcatcacaccatctctatctgatacatgttgtgtctactatcTCAATCCCACAGAGaactgatcatcacatcatctctatctgatacatgttgtgtctactaactcattcccacagagaaCTGATCATCACACCATCTCTACCTGCAGGGgaataactttttattttatttattatcattgttgaatatttaaaacatacaatttatttgcagtgaagccgctcgacatctacatcacattagtcatctgacagactcccatccagagcgacaaACAGATGCAACAACGGTCAAAGCCCTGAGGGACAACTTGGTGTCAGATCAAAACATATTATATCTTACAAAAATCCATACCGCTCACTTTAGTATGATACCAGTATATTATGTTAAATGACATTGGCCTACGAATGTAATATAATACGATTTGTAGGACGTATAAGTatattacgaattacaattcatacaatatgttacgaatatGAAATACGTATGATATTTTACTTATTCCAATTTGATGTTATTAACATTAATTAGCATGCTAAATAGTTACATGCTAACCTCACATGCTGAGTACACCatataaacttagcaaaaaaagaaacgtccctttttcaggaccctgtctttcaaagataatttgtaaaaatccaaataacttcacagatcttcattgtaaagggtttaaacactgtttcccatgcttgttcaatgaacatgcgcctgtggaacggttgttaagacactaacagcttacagacggtaggaaattaaggtcacagttatgaaaacttaggagactaaagaggcctttctactgactctgagaaacaccaaaagaaagatgcccagggtccctgctcatttgcgtgaacgtgccttaggcatgctgcaaggaggcatgaggactacagatgtgaccagggcaatacatttcaatgtccgtactgtaaggcgcctaagacagcgctacagggagacaggacggacagctgattgtcctcgcagtggcagaccacgtgtaacaacacctgcacaggattggtacatccgaacatcacacctgcggtacaggatggcaacaacaactgcccgagttacaccagcaacgcacaatccctccatcagtgctcagactgtccgcaataggctgagagaggctggactgagggcttgtaggcctgttgtaaggcaggtcctcaccagacatcaccggcaacaacatcgcctatgggcgcAAACCAACCGTcgtagacaggactggcaaaaagtgctcttcactggcgagtcacggttttgtctcaccaggggtgatggtcggattttcgtttatcgtcgaaagaatgagcgttacaccgaggcctgtactctggagcgggatcgatttggttGAGTGTCTGTCattggtctggggcggtgtgtcacagcatcatcggactgagcttgttgtcattgcaggcaatctcaacgctgtgcgttacagggaagacatcctcctccctcatgtggtacccttcctgcaggctcatcctgacaatgccaccagccatactgctcgttctgtgcgtgatttcctgcaagacaggaatggccagcgaagagcccggatctcaatcccattgagcacgtctgggacctgttggatcggagggtgagggcttgggccattccccccagaaatgtccgggaacttgcaggtgccttggtggaagagtagggtaacatctcacagcaagaactggtaaatctggtggagtccatgaggaggagatgcactgcagtacttaatgcagctggtgaccacaccagatactgactgttacttttgattttgacccccccccccccccccgcccccccccttttgttcagggacacattattcagtttctggtagtcacatgtctgtggaacttgttcagtttatgtctaagttgttgaatcttatgttcaaacaaatatttacacatgttaagtttgctgaaaataaacgcagttgacagtgagaggacgtttctttttttgctgagatatctatatatctctctatatatctgtatacacacacaaaagtatgtggacaccccttaaaattagtggattcggcaatttcagccacacccattactgaccggtgtataaaatcgagcacacagccatgcaatctccatagacaaatgttggcagtagaatggcctgaagAGCTCAGCAACTTTCAAAGTGGCAttgtcataggataccacctttccaacaagtcagttcgtcaaatttctgccctgctagagctgccccggtcaactataaatgctgttattgtgaagtggaaacgtctaggagcaacaacagctcagccgtgaagtggtaggccacacaagcttacagaacaggaccgccaagtgctgaagcgcgtaaaaatactttgtcctcagttgcaacactcactaccgagttccaaactgcctctggaagcaacgtcaacataagaactgttcgttgggagcttcacaaaaaaggggtttccatggccgagcagctgcacacaagcctaagatcaccatgtgcaatgccaagcgtcagctggagtggtgtaaagctattggactttctggagtgatgaatcacgcctcATCTGGAAgtctgatggacaaatctgggtttggtggatgctagGCGAAcgatacctgccccaatgcatagtgccaaatgtaaagtttggtggaggtataatggtctagggctgtttttcatggttcgggctaggtcccttagttccagtgaagggaaatcttaatgctacagcatacaatgacagtcttgacgattctgtgcttccaactttgtggcaacagtttggggaaggccctttcctgtttcagcatgacaatgctcctatgcacaaagcgaggtccatacaaaaatagtttatcgagatcggtgtggaagaacttgactgccctgcacagagccctgaccgcaaccccatcgaacacctttgggatgaattggaacgctgacttcGAGCCAAATGAAagaaagtccccacagcaatgttccaacatctagtggaaagccttcccagaagagtggaggctgttatagcagcagaggggggaccaagtccatatgaatgcccatgattttggaatgagatgttctttttacttttggtcatgtagtgtagttgcaaagttgcttattagctaaaatgctaaagttgtccgtgatgagattcaaacaggaaacctttgggttactagacGTTCATGTTATATGctgacccatccaccccgaccaatcAACTACCCTCCTTTTGTTTTTGACTTAAAAGAAAATGTTTAAATGTTTCAACGTCATATTcaacatctccagcaccaccccaattTCCAATGACATTCTATAACGCTCCCTTTCCTCTGCACAGTTGTCAGTGAGAAACAATAGGATTACAATAGAGTGTTCATCTTAATGTTATCAAATTCACTGTTACCACTTCCTTTATGAGATGAGAATGAAGTGATGGAGTGACTAATCTTAACTGGTCTGAGACAACTGATGAGGCTTCTTGCCTTTATGTATACGTTGATGTGTTTTTAAGGTAGCCAATTGGGAGAAACTCTTCCgacagtcagagcagaagtaaggcttctctcctgtgtgtcttctttgatgaacttttagctcagttgatgttgtgaagcacttcccacagtcagagcaggagtaaggcttctctcctttatGTATACGTTGGTGTATTTTTAAGCTGCCCTGTTgggagaaactcttcccacagtcagagcaggagtaaggcttctctcctgtgtgtcctctttgatgaacttttagctcagttgatgttgtgaagcacttcccacagtcagagcaggagtaaggcttctctcctttatGTATGCGTTGGTGACATTTTAAGTTGCTCTGTTGGGAGAAAcccttcccacagtcagagcaggagtaaggcttctctcctgtgtgtattcgctgGTGACATTTTAAGTGGATCTGTTGAGAGAAAcccttcccacagtcagagcagtagtaaggcttatctcctgtgtgtgtacgTTGGTGTGTTTTAAAATTGCTCTGTTGAGAGAAACTTTCCCCACAATCAGAGCAGtagtaaggtttctctccagtgtgcattTTCTGATGAACTGTCAGAGTCCTTGATGTTATGAAACTCCTCCCACAGTCAGAacagaagtaaggcttctctcctgtgtgtgttctctgatgaactctTAGCCCAGTTGATGTTGTGaaacattttccacagtcagagcagtagtaaggcttctctccagtgtgtatacGTTGATGTGTTTTTAAGTTGCTCTGATGAGAGAAACGCTCCCCAcaatcagagcaggagtaaggtttctctccagtgtgcactctctgatgaactgtcagAGCCTGTGATGTTTttaaactcttcccacagtcagtacAGGAATAcagattctctcctgtgtgtatttttagGTGTATTTTTAGTTTTGATAGAAATGGGAAAATCTCCTCACAATGTGGGCAGGGGTGAGACCTCTTAGCTCtgtgatcttcctgctgttgctctctggatgtagagaatgtctcaacatggtctcctgtgtgaacaacatcaGAAGAACCAGTCAGTTGGGGTGATATACATATGACTTCATAACAGTAGGCTGTAGAATACAGGGAATAAAGCTATTAGAGCTGTCCcgacaaaaaaatgtatcctgGTCGAcagagtcgtctgttctttcgaccaatcgattggtataCATTTTAAAACTTGTATTTTTCCAAATATAGACACACCCtttgtttgaataaaatcaactttATGTAGGCtgctgagcttgtctgatgctttaagcactgcAATAAAAAAATCAAGACAAATTActaaagagggagccagagatcaatacAGCCTAACCAGAAGAGAAAAAAAACCTGTTCCCAACCCTCCTTCTCCCCACTGCTGCTGGCCTTCTCAGATTCTGCCGCTACCCTCCTGAAGTCGCTgataataggctacaccagcggtcggtaataggctacaccagcggtcggTAACAGGCTACACCAGGgtcggtaataggctacaccagcggtcggtaataggctacaccagcggtcggtaataggctacaccagcggtcggtaataggctacaccagcggtcggtaataggctacaccagcggtcggtaataggctacaccagcggtcggtaataggctacaccagcggtcggtaataggctacaccagcggtcggtaataggctacaccagcggtcggttataggctacaccagcggtcaacagatttttccatttggagtggcaGGTTAtcgtaccatttctactgatctgcgtgccagttatgattttcatctgcacattttcatggaaccGTTTCAAGTCTTAATATCTCAAATCAATGTCATGTGGTTAACCAAAATTATATCTAAATTAAAATTATTCAATTCTAAAAAGTTACTTCTATTGCCAATATGTAAAAacagcctacataaagccaacaaaaaCACTGCAGCCTGCATGTAGAACATATCCTGATGAAAATAGATATCCTATGAATCaaattggctacacatggcctgtctgcaagaaACTTGAAACATTGCATCCAACTAATCATTTGGTCTGGCCtgtgctagcaaacgtgcaacattgtataaaatattctgggcccttaGAGTTTCCCATGCTGGtgagctccagacagacagacagagctataGGCTATtttgcgcaagggataagaagtaaacagataggcctattttatgacatttccactggatcagagcattacagTTTTTCCCCTTTCATGCTAAGTGGTTAtcaaaagggagagagatggaaagatttttcaaataggctgttgaggaactattgtcattctcactggttgtaaaaacagactttgttaacttgctgtttgaggcgaagaaaaattactttgagaaactccacagtgatggtgagttaagacaatcaaaTTTGGAAAGAAGATGAAGGT includes:
- the LOC115179502 gene encoding zinc finger protein OZF isoform X2 produces the protein MASVKLEDCSQTLELNVNIKDEEEEEKIGKSLSHGRLRSSLRPVTSTVRTDPACLSSSTLSPNLQSLGPDCDSGAQFALQDPEMASVKLEDCSQTLELNVNIKDEEEEEKIGTSVSHGDHVETFSTSREQQQEDHRAKRSHPCPHCEEIFPFLSKLKIHLKIHTGENLYSCTDCGKSLKTSQALTVHQRVHTGEKPYSCSDCGERFSHQSNLKTHQRIHTGEKPYYCSDCGKCFTTSTGLRVHQRTHTGEKPYFCSDCGRSFITSRTLTVHQKMHTGEKPYYCSDCGESFSQQSNFKTHQRTHTGDKPYYCSDCGKGFSQQIHLKCHQRIHTGEKPYSCSDCGKGFSQQSNLKCHQRIHKGEKPYSCSDCGKCFTTSTELKVHQRGHTGEKPYSCSDCGKSFSQQGSLKIHQRIHKGEKPYSCSDCGKCFTTSTELKVHQRRHTGEKPYFCSDCRKSFSQLATLKTHQRIHKGKKPHQLSQTS